One window of Microbacterium sp. Root61 genomic DNA carries:
- a CDS encoding LLM class flavin-dependent oxidoreductase produces MTELTAPALSVLDLVPVRAQQTSRDAVAASLDLAAHADRLGYRRYWFAEHHNMPSVASTTPPVLIAAAAGRTQRIRVGSGGVMLPNHSPLIVAEQFAALEAIAPGRIDLGLGRAPGSDPVISRLLRMAGTTSDVERFPDHVSDIISLVSPDGATVRYTTGGEYAVRATPAATTTPEVWLLGSSDYSAQLAASLGLPYVFANHFSGEGLERALELYRTGFQPSETLAAPRTFLTVNAVAAPTLEEAEARSLPNQRMMARLRTNRPMVPIETVEEAIAGAGDFDALAESVMASARAKWFVGTGADVASALSTFAAKHGVDEVMISPIAGSYDGEPMDAAPGRVQTLELIAAALAG; encoded by the coding sequence ATGACTGAGCTCACCGCCCCCGCCCTGTCCGTCCTGGATCTCGTGCCGGTGCGCGCGCAGCAGACGAGTCGGGATGCCGTCGCGGCATCGCTCGACCTCGCCGCGCACGCCGACCGCCTCGGGTATCGCCGGTACTGGTTCGCCGAGCACCACAACATGCCCTCGGTCGCGTCGACGACTCCCCCGGTGCTGATCGCGGCCGCCGCCGGACGCACGCAGCGGATCCGCGTCGGCTCCGGCGGCGTCATGCTCCCCAACCACTCGCCGTTGATCGTCGCCGAGCAGTTCGCGGCGCTCGAGGCGATCGCGCCGGGTCGCATCGACCTCGGCCTCGGTCGGGCGCCGGGCAGCGACCCGGTCATCAGCCGGTTGCTGCGGATGGCGGGCACCACGAGCGACGTGGAACGGTTCCCCGACCACGTCAGCGACATCATCTCGCTCGTCTCGCCCGACGGCGCCACGGTCCGGTACACCACCGGTGGCGAGTACGCCGTGCGCGCGACCCCCGCCGCGACCACGACGCCCGAGGTCTGGCTGCTCGGCTCGAGCGACTACTCGGCCCAGCTGGCGGCATCCCTCGGCCTGCCGTACGTGTTCGCGAACCACTTCTCCGGCGAGGGCCTCGAGCGCGCGCTCGAGCTGTACCGCACCGGATTCCAGCCGTCCGAGACCCTCGCTGCGCCGCGCACGTTCTTGACGGTCAACGCGGTCGCCGCACCGACCCTCGAAGAGGCCGAAGCGCGCTCCCTCCCCAACCAGCGGATGATGGCGCGGCTGCGGACGAACCGTCCGATGGTCCCGATCGAGACCGTCGAAGAGGCGATCGCCGGGGCCGGTGACTTCGACGCCCTCGCCGAATCGGTCATGGCGTCGGCACGCGCGAAGTGGTTCGTGGGGACCGGGGCGGACGTGGCATCCGCTCTGTCGACGTTCGCTGCGAAGCACGGCGTGGACGAAGTGATGATCTCGCCGATCGCGGGCTCCTACGACGGAGAGCCGATGGATGCCGCACCCGGACGAGTGCAGACGCTCGAACTGATCGCGGCGGCACTGGCGGGCTGA